The following are from one region of the Streptomyces tuirus genome:
- the tamR gene encoding MarR family transcriptional regulator TamR, which produces MEDEVDRLVAAWRRERPDLDVEPLEVLSRVSRLARHLDRARRLAFSEHNLEPWEFDVLTALRRAGTPYQLSPGQLLTQTLVTSGTMTNRIDRLAKKGLVERLPDPSDRRGVLVRLTDEGQDRADQALAGLLDQERAILAELSRAQRGELAGLLRQLTAPFDNIPG; this is translated from the coding sequence ATGGAGGACGAGGTCGATCGGCTGGTCGCAGCGTGGCGCCGGGAGCGCCCTGACCTCGACGTGGAACCGCTCGAGGTACTCAGCCGTGTGAGCAGACTGGCCCGGCATCTGGACCGGGCGCGGCGGCTGGCGTTCTCGGAGCACAACCTGGAGCCGTGGGAGTTCGACGTGCTGACGGCCCTGCGCCGCGCGGGCACGCCGTACCAGCTCTCGCCCGGTCAGCTCCTCACCCAGACGCTCGTCACCTCGGGCACGATGACGAACCGCATCGACCGCCTGGCCAAGAAGGGCCTGGTGGAACGGCTCCCCGACCCCAGCGACCGCCGAGGCGTCCTGGTCCGGCTGACGGACGAGGGGCAGGACCGCGCGGACCAGGCCCTCGCGGGTCTGCTGGACCAGGAGCGCGCGATCCTCGCGGAGCTCTCCCGGGCCCAGCGCGGCGAACTGGCGGGGCTGCTACGCCAGCTGACCGCCCCGTTCGACAACATCCCCGGCTAG
- a CDS encoding LuxR C-terminal-related transcriptional regulator, producing MVRIRVLVVDDHRIFAESLAAALAAEPDVDVSAAGSGPAALRSLERAVAEGRRFDVLLVDADLGGKVPGARPAVPVQDSNEDGLVDGISLVTGVRSAQPHVRIVVLAEKDDPRRAALALQAGASGWVAKDCSLSRLLTVIRGVLRDETHLPPALLTGVLRELTAARKHRTESERLVESLTPREREVLRCMVAGLGRKAVAERLYLSPHTVRTHMQNVLGKLGVHSTLAAVALARRAGVGPVDLAGDVVERGGQLA from the coding sequence GTGGTTCGCATCCGAGTCCTGGTCGTCGACGACCATCGCATCTTCGCGGAGTCACTCGCGGCGGCCCTGGCGGCCGAGCCGGACGTCGACGTCTCCGCGGCCGGAAGTGGTCCGGCCGCGCTGCGCAGCCTGGAGCGGGCGGTCGCCGAGGGGCGGCGCTTCGACGTGCTGCTCGTGGACGCCGACCTGGGAGGGAAAGTGCCGGGCGCCCGGCCGGCCGTACCCGTGCAGGACAGCAACGAGGACGGGCTCGTCGACGGGATCTCCCTCGTCACGGGCGTGCGCTCCGCGCAGCCGCACGTACGGATCGTCGTGCTCGCCGAGAAGGACGACCCGCGGCGGGCGGCGCTCGCCCTGCAGGCCGGCGCCTCCGGGTGGGTGGCGAAGGACTGCTCGCTGTCCCGGCTGCTCACGGTCATCCGGGGCGTGCTGCGGGACGAGACGCATCTGCCGCCCGCGCTGCTGACGGGCGTGCTGCGGGAGCTCACCGCCGCCCGCAAGCACCGCACCGAGAGCGAGCGGCTCGTCGAGTCCCTCACTCCGCGTGAGCGGGAAGTGCTGCGGTGCATGGTCGCGGGACTGGGGCGCAAGGCCGTCGCCGAGCGCCTGTATCTGTCGCCGCACACCGTGCGGACCCATATGCAGAACGTGCTCGGCAAGCTCGGTGTGCATTCCACCCTCGCCGCCGTCGCCCTCGCGCGGCGCGCCGGGGTGGGGCCCGTGGACCTAGCCGGGGATGTTGTCGAACGGGGCGGTCAGCTGGCGTAG
- a CDS encoding GNAT family N-acetyltransferase, whose protein sequence is MVCRMFRLETEVDKARRDLLRTRLRDTNTAASPILRALRGTPDERDAPLHVWAVNDRDDALAGGLVGHTWATWLHVTYLWVDERHRGRGLGARLLSEAEHIATTSRGCRASRLETWDFQAPRFYQKQGYEVVCAVPDYPPGITEYMLTKRLG, encoded by the coding sequence ATGGTGTGCCGCATGTTCCGTCTTGAGACAGAAGTCGACAAGGCCCGACGTGATCTGCTCCGCACACGCCTGCGGGACACGAACACAGCCGCCTCTCCGATCCTGCGTGCCCTGCGCGGAACACCGGACGAAAGGGACGCGCCCTTGCATGTGTGGGCTGTGAACGACCGGGACGACGCCCTCGCCGGCGGCCTGGTCGGCCACACCTGGGCGACCTGGCTCCACGTGACCTACCTCTGGGTCGACGAACGCCACCGGGGCAGGGGCCTGGGCGCGCGGTTGCTCTCCGAGGCGGAACACATCGCGACGACCTCCCGCGGCTGCCGCGCGTCCCGCCTGGAGACCTGGGACTTCCAGGCCCCGCGCTTCTATCAGAAGCAGGGGTACGAGGTGGTGTGCGCGGTGCCGGACTATCCGCCGGGCATCACGGAGTACATGCTGACGAAGAGGCTGGGCTGA
- the galK gene encoding galactokinase translates to MGAQQVRDGFEELYGTAPEGVWAAPGRVNLIGEHTDYNDGFVMPFALPHTAVAAVSRRTDGVLRLHSADVGGGVVELRADELAPGSDRNWTAYPSGVVWALREAGDAVTGADVHLASTVPSGAGLSSSAALEIVVALALNDLFSLGLRGWQLARLCQRAENVYVGAPVGIMDQTASACCEAGHALFLDTRDLSQRQIPFDLAAEGMRLLVVDTQVKHSHSEGEYGKRRAGCEKGADLLGVDALRDVPYAGLDAALARLGDEEEVRRLVRHIVTENERVERVVSLLESGETRAIGPVLVEGHASLRDDFRISCPELDLVVDTALAHGALGARMTGGGFGGAAIVLAEEPDVDAITKAVTEAFAAAGFTPPRVFEAVPSSGAHRLH, encoded by the coding sequence GTGGGCGCACAACAGGTGCGGGACGGTTTCGAAGAGCTCTACGGAACCGCCCCCGAGGGTGTCTGGGCGGCCCCGGGCCGCGTCAACCTCATCGGTGAGCACACCGACTACAACGACGGTTTCGTGATGCCCTTCGCGCTGCCGCACACCGCCGTCGCGGCCGTCTCCCGGCGCACGGACGGCGTGCTGCGCCTGCACTCGGCGGACGTCGGGGGCGGGGTCGTCGAGCTGCGCGCCGACGAGCTGGCGCCGGGGTCGGACCGGAACTGGACGGCGTACCCGTCGGGCGTGGTCTGGGCCCTGCGCGAGGCCGGCGACGCGGTCACGGGCGCGGACGTCCACCTGGCCTCCACGGTTCCCTCCGGCGCGGGCCTGTCGTCGTCGGCGGCCCTGGAGATCGTCGTCGCCCTCGCCCTGAACGACCTGTTCTCCCTCGGCCTGCGGGGCTGGCAGCTGGCCCGCCTGTGCCAGCGCGCGGAGAACGTCTACGTCGGTGCCCCGGTCGGCATCATGGACCAGACGGCGTCGGCCTGCTGCGAGGCCGGCCACGCCCTGTTCCTCGACACGCGTGACCTCTCCCAGCGCCAGATCCCCTTCGACCTGGCCGCCGAGGGCATGCGGCTCCTGGTCGTCGACACGCAGGTCAAGCACTCCCACAGCGAGGGCGAGTACGGCAAGCGCCGCGCCGGCTGCGAGAAGGGCGCGGACCTGCTGGGCGTCGACGCGCTGCGGGACGTCCCCTACGCCGGCCTGGACGCGGCCCTGGCCCGCCTGGGCGACGAGGAGGAGGTCCGCCGCCTGGTCCGTCACATCGTCACGGAGAACGAGCGCGTCGAACGGGTCGTCTCCCTCCTGGAGTCGGGTGAGACCCGCGCGATCGGCCCCGTCCTGGTCGAGGGCCACGCCTCGCTCCGCGACGACTTCCGCATCTCCTGCCCGGAACTGGACCTGGTCGTCGACACGGCCCTGGCCCACGGCGCGCTGGGCGCCCGCATGACGGGCGGCGGCTTCGGCGGCGCGGCGATCGTCCTCGCGGAGGAGCCGGACGTCGACGCCATCACCAAGGCGGTGACAGAGGCCTTCGCGGCGGCGGGCTTCACGCCCCCCCGAGTCTTCGAAGCGGTCCCCTCATCGGGCGCCCACCGCCTCCACTGA
- the galE gene encoding UDP-glucose 4-epimerase GalE: MSGKYLVTGGAGYVGSVVAQHLLEAGHEVVVLDNLSTGFREGVPAGATFIEGDIRDAAKWLDPSFDGVLHFAAFSQVGESVVKPEKYWDNNVGGTMALLAAMREAGVRTLVFSSTAATYGEPEQVPIVESAPTSPTNPYGASKLAVDHMITGEAAAHGLGAVSLRYFNVAGAYGAYGERHDPESHLIPLVLQVAQGRREAISVFGDDYPTPDGTCVRDYIHVADLAEAHLLALTAATSGEHLICNLGNGNGFSVREVIETVRRVTGHPIPEVVAPRRGGDPAVLVASADTAREKLGWNPSRADLAGIVADAWDFAQNIAREQ; encoded by the coding sequence ATGAGCGGGAAGTACCTGGTGACGGGCGGCGCGGGATACGTCGGCAGCGTGGTCGCGCAGCACCTGCTGGAGGCCGGTCACGAGGTCGTCGTCCTCGACAACCTCTCCACCGGCTTCCGCGAGGGCGTCCCCGCGGGCGCGACGTTCATCGAGGGCGACATCCGCGACGCCGCCAAGTGGCTGGACCCCTCCTTCGACGGTGTGCTGCACTTCGCCGCGTTCTCGCAGGTCGGCGAGTCGGTCGTGAAGCCGGAGAAGTACTGGGACAACAACGTCGGCGGCACCATGGCGCTGCTGGCCGCGATGCGCGAGGCAGGCGTCCGCACGCTCGTCTTCTCCTCGACGGCGGCGACATACGGCGAGCCGGAGCAGGTCCCCATCGTCGAGTCGGCGCCCACGTCCCCGACCAACCCCTACGGCGCCTCGAAGCTCGCCGTCGACCACATGATCACGGGCGAGGCGGCGGCGCACGGCCTCGGCGCGGTCTCGCTGCGCTACTTCAACGTGGCGGGCGCGTACGGCGCGTACGGCGAGCGCCACGACCCCGAGTCCCACCTGATCCCGCTGGTCCTCCAGGTCGCGCAGGGCAGGCGCGAGGCGATCTCGGTGTTCGGCGACGACTACCCGACGCCGGACGGCACCTGCGTGCGCGACTACATCCACGTCGCGGACCTGGCCGAGGCCCACCTGCTGGCCCTGACCGCCGCCACCTCCGGCGAGCACCTGATCTGCAACCTCGGCAACGGCAACGGCTTCTCGGTCCGCGAGGTCATCGAGACGGTCCGCCGGGTCACCGGCCACCCGATCCCCGAGGTCGTGGCCCCGCGCCGGGGCGGCGACCCGGCGGTCCTGGTGGCGTCGGCCGACACCGCCCGCGAGAAGCTGGGCTGGAACCCGTCCCGCGCGGACCTCGCGGGCATCGTCGCGGACGCGTGGGACTTCGCGCAGAACATCGCAAGGGAGCAGTAG
- the galT gene encoding galactose-1-phosphate uridylyltransferase, which translates to MKKTSTRLADGRELIYYDLRDDSVRNATDRRPLDPTVTTSEIRLDPLLGDSVAIASHRQGRIYHPPADECPLCPSEGDRLSEIPDSSYDVVVFENRFPSLAGDSGRCEVVCFTSDHNASFGELTEEQASLVLEAWTDRTSELSHLPSVEQVFCFENRGAEIGVTLQHPHGQIYAYPFTTPRTALMLRSVAAHKEMTGGENLFDAVLERELAGERVVLEGEHWVAFVPYAAHWPYEVHLYPKRRVPDLLGLDEAARTEFPKVYLELLRRFDRIFGEGEAPTPYIAAWHQAPFGALEEFDGVAREDFALHLELFTIRRTSGKLKFLAGSESGMNVFINDVPPERAAERLREVASS; encoded by the coding sequence GTGAAGAAGACCTCGACCCGACTGGCCGACGGTCGCGAGCTCATCTACTACGACCTGCGTGACGACAGCGTGCGGAACGCCACCGACCGCCGCCCGCTGGACCCCACCGTCACCACGTCCGAGATCCGCCTCGACCCCTTGCTCGGCGACTCCGTCGCCATCGCCTCGCACCGCCAGGGCCGCATCTACCACCCCCCGGCCGACGAGTGCCCCCTGTGCCCCTCCGAGGGCGACCGGCTGAGCGAGATCCCGGACTCCTCGTACGACGTCGTCGTCTTCGAGAACCGCTTCCCCTCCCTCGCCGGCGACTCGGGCCGCTGCGAGGTCGTCTGCTTCACCTCCGACCACAACGCGTCCTTCGGCGAACTCACCGAGGAACAGGCGAGCCTGGTGCTGGAGGCCTGGACGGACCGCACGTCGGAGCTGTCGCATCTCCCCTCCGTCGAGCAGGTGTTCTGCTTCGAGAACCGGGGCGCCGAGATCGGCGTGACCCTCCAGCACCCCCACGGGCAGATCTACGCCTACCCCTTCACCACGCCCCGCACCGCCCTGATGCTCCGCTCGGTGGCGGCCCACAAGGAGATGACCGGCGGGGAGAACCTCTTCGACGCCGTCCTGGAGCGTGAACTCGCCGGTGAGCGGGTCGTCCTGGAGGGTGAACACTGGGTCGCCTTCGTGCCGTACGCCGCGCACTGGCCGTACGAGGTCCACCTGTACCCCAAGCGCCGCGTGCCCGACCTGCTCGGCCTGGACGAGGCCGCGCGCACAGAGTTCCCCAAGGTCTATCTGGAACTCTTGAGGCGCTTCGACCGGATCTTCGGTGAGGGTGAGGCGCCGACGCCGTACATCGCGGCCTGGCACCAGGCGCCGTTCGGCGCGCTGGAGGAGTTCGACGGGGTCGCGCGTGAGGACTTCGCGCTGCACCTCGAGCTTTTCACCATCCGCCGCACTTCCGGCAAGCTGAAGTTTCTCGCGGGTTCCGAGTCCGGCATGAACGTGTTCATCAACGACGTGCCGCCGGAGCGCGCGGCCGAGCGACTGCGAGAGGTAGCGAGTTCATGA
- a CDS encoding sodium:solute symporter family protein, protein MQTPTYLSAELRLPTNWIDYTILGIYFVVVLGIGFAARRSVKTSLDFFLSGRSLPAWVTGLAFIAANLGATEILGMAANSAQYGVYTTHWYWIGAIPAMVFLGLVMMPFYYGSKVRSVPEFLLLRFDKAAHLLSSVLFAFAAILIAGVNLYALAIVVEALLGWPEWVAIVVAGFFVLAYITLGGLSSAIYNEVLQFFVILAALIPITFLGLKKVGGWDGLSDSLTKTHGADFMTSWGGTGIGSENPLGANWLTIVLGLGFVLSFGYWTTNFAEVQRALSAKNLSAAQRTPLIAAFPKIFIVFLVMIPGLVAAVLVPKIGTPDSDLQYNDAIPYLMEQLLPNGVLGIAVTGLLAAFMAGMAANVSSFNTVFTTDIWAKYVVRDREDEYYVRFGRLITAVGVLASIGTAFLARSFSNIMAYLQALFSFFNVPMFVVFIIGMFWKRASMKSGFWGLLAGTTAAMVNYFVLYKQDIIDIPSDQGANFVSAIAGFVAGAVVMVAVSLFTAPKPAEELQGLVYGTRSPGMAEPPAPGDEAWYRKPALLGWGAIVLAAACYIPFSF, encoded by the coding sequence ATGCAGACCCCCACCTATCTGTCAGCCGAGCTGCGACTCCCCACAAACTGGATCGACTACACGATCCTCGGCATCTACTTCGTCGTCGTCCTCGGCATCGGCTTCGCCGCCCGCCGCTCGGTGAAGACCAGTCTCGACTTCTTCCTCTCCGGCCGTTCGCTGCCCGCCTGGGTGACCGGCCTCGCGTTCATCGCGGCCAACCTGGGCGCCACCGAGATCCTCGGCATGGCCGCCAACAGCGCCCAGTACGGCGTCTACACCACGCACTGGTACTGGATCGGCGCCATCCCGGCCATGGTCTTCCTGGGCCTGGTGATGATGCCCTTCTACTACGGCTCCAAGGTCCGCTCGGTGCCCGAGTTCCTGCTGCTGCGCTTCGACAAGGCGGCGCACCTGCTCAGCTCGGTCCTCTTCGCCTTCGCCGCGATCCTCATCGCCGGCGTCAACCTCTACGCCCTGGCCATCGTCGTGGAGGCACTCCTGGGCTGGCCGGAGTGGGTGGCGATCGTCGTCGCCGGATTCTTCGTCCTCGCCTACATCACCCTCGGCGGCCTGTCCTCGGCGATCTACAACGAGGTCCTCCAGTTCTTCGTGATCCTGGCGGCGCTCATCCCCATCACCTTCCTGGGTCTGAAGAAGGTCGGCGGCTGGGACGGACTGTCCGACTCCCTGACGAAGACCCACGGCGCCGACTTCATGACCTCCTGGGGCGGCACGGGCATCGGCAGCGAGAACCCGCTCGGCGCGAACTGGCTGACGATCGTCCTGGGCCTCGGTTTCGTGCTCTCCTTCGGCTACTGGACGACGAACTTCGCCGAGGTGCAGCGCGCGCTGTCCGCGAAGAACCTCTCGGCGGCCCAGCGCACCCCGCTGATCGCCGCGTTCCCGAAGATCTTCATCGTGTTCCTGGTCATGATCCCGGGCCTGGTCGCCGCGGTCCTGGTTCCGAAGATCGGCACGCCCGACTCCGACCTCCAGTACAACGACGCCATCCCGTACCTGATGGAACAGCTGCTGCCCAACGGTGTGCTGGGCATCGCCGTCACCGGTCTCCTGGCGGCCTTCATGGCGGGCATGGCGGCCAACGTGTCGTCGTTCAACACCGTGTTCACCACGGACATCTGGGCGAAGTACGTCGTCCGGGACCGTGAGGACGAGTACTACGTCCGCTTCGGCCGGCTCATCACCGCGGTCGGTGTCCTGGCCTCCATCGGCACGGCGTTCCTCGCGCGGTCCTTCTCCAACATCATGGCCTACCTCCAGGCGCTGTTCTCCTTCTTCAACGTGCCGATGTTCGTCGTCTTCATCATCGGCATGTTCTGGAAGCGGGCTTCGATGAAGTCGGGCTTCTGGGGGCTGCTCGCGGGCACCACCGCGGCGATGGTCAACTACTTCGTCCTCTACAAGCAGGACATCATCGACATCCCCTCCGACCAGGGGGCCAACTTCGTCTCGGCGATCGCGGGCTTCGTCGCTGGTGCGGTGGTGATGGTGGCGGTGTCGCTGTTCACGGCGCCCAAGCCGGCCGAGGAGCTGCAAGGACTGGTCTACGGCACGCGCTCGCCCGGCATGGCGGAGCCGCCGGCGCCGGGGGACGAGGCCTGGTACCGCAAGCCGGCGCTGCTGGGCTGGGGCGCGATCGTCCTGGCCGCGGCCTGCTACATCCCGTTCTCGTTCTGA
- a CDS encoding helix-turn-helix transcriptional regulator: protein MGVRLMVVDDHRLLAEALASALKLRGHRVLAAAAPAAGAAELVITRAPEVCLLGTATPAEPGMFDPVVKIKRDRPQVAVLVLGPVPSPRGIAAAFAAGASGYVRHDERIEGVERAIMKARSGEAAVAPQLLQGAFSELLNPAAQPDDEGQRLLQMLTPREVEVLVRVADGEDTRLIAAGMGIAPSTARTHVQRVLMKLGVGSRLEAAALAARTGLLDRAGAVQREL from the coding sequence ATGGGAGTGCGGCTCATGGTGGTCGACGACCACCGATTGCTGGCCGAGGCGCTGGCTTCGGCGCTGAAGCTGCGGGGGCACCGGGTGCTCGCCGCGGCAGCGCCGGCCGCGGGGGCGGCGGAGCTGGTGATCACGCGGGCGCCGGAGGTGTGCCTGCTGGGGACGGCTACGCCGGCGGAGCCGGGGATGTTCGACCCGGTGGTGAAGATCAAGCGGGACCGGCCGCAGGTGGCGGTGCTGGTGCTGGGGCCGGTGCCGAGCCCTCGGGGCATCGCGGCGGCGTTCGCGGCGGGGGCGTCGGGGTACGTCCGGCACGATGAGCGCATAGAGGGCGTCGAGCGGGCGATCATGAAGGCGCGGTCGGGGGAGGCGGCGGTGGCGCCGCAGCTGCTGCAGGGGGCGTTCAGCGAGTTGCTCAACCCGGCGGCCCAACCGGACGACGAGGGCCAGCGGTTGCTCCAGATGCTCACGCCGCGGGAGGTGGAGGTCCTGGTCCGGGTCGCCGACGGCGAGGACACCCGCCTGATCGCGGCGGGCATGGGCATCGCACCGTCGACCGCACGTACGCACGTCCAGCGGGTGCTGATGAAACTGGGCGTGGGTTCCCGCTTGGAGGCGGCGGCCCTGGCGGCCCGGACGGGGTTGCTGGACCGGGCGGGGGCGGTGCAGCGGGAGCTGTGA
- a CDS encoding outer membrane protein assembly factor BamB family protein — protein MTQPPPPPPQQPPQGGGFGPPQDQPPQDPPPQTPPPAAGPNLGKAPEPGYGYPQAPQAPQTPPPAAPPQGYGYPQGAPAPQPPQAPQGAPGYGYPGQQPGAYGQPQQAPYGQPGYGQPGYGQQPGYGQQPGYGYPQQPTMPYQPQAGQPGGGKKLNAQVVIIVAAVVAIALIIGGGVWYASSGKDEGKQNDTAGVSGGTGGTDDGNGGATSGKEKAPSDPGAKVLFQVPAPEVKNDSTVVVSGSWLTDKAYVKSGIAQIVGYDRDKGSQLWKLPLAGPVCQASRHVTDDNLTAILYQPAMPTKADPSHGCSQVALIDLDAGKRLWTKTVKTGDQLINFDNITLSGKTVAVGSTSGGAAFDVSGKLLWSPKPTDSCYDAGYGGGEKLVAVRKCGSYDQRQLHIQTIDPKSGKVISEYKMTEGIEYASIVSTNPLVVAADVGDSAGDGSGISDFFSIDGKTGKLRTRISAPGEQFAARCEGITRVEACNLLAVGNDRLYLPTEEHDGTGKYSQTNEIVAFDLATGKQTGQRADAGDGYTISPLRMDGGNLIAYKRPPYDKGGQIVSIAGGSFKQTTLLRNPSTESVRDVETSMSPEYSEFLYAEGRLYMSKVYASKRSTVRDKEYLAVGFGTG, from the coding sequence ATGACCCAGCCGCCGCCCCCGCCGCCCCAGCAGCCCCCGCAGGGGGGCGGCTTCGGGCCGCCCCAGGACCAGCCGCCCCAGGACCCGCCGCCGCAGACCCCGCCGCCCGCGGCCGGGCCGAACCTCGGCAAGGCCCCTGAGCCGGGGTACGGCTACCCCCAGGCGCCGCAGGCTCCGCAGACGCCTCCGCCGGCCGCGCCTCCGCAGGGGTACGGGTATCCGCAGGGGGCGCCGGCACCCCAGCCCCCGCAGGCCCCGCAGGGCGCGCCCGGCTACGGATACCCCGGTCAGCAGCCGGGGGCGTACGGGCAGCCGCAGCAGGCGCCTTACGGGCAGCCGGGCTATGGGCAGCCCGGGTATGGGCAGCAGCCGGGTTACGGGCAGCAGCCCGGGTACGGCTATCCGCAGCAGCCGACCATGCCGTACCAGCCGCAGGCAGGACAGCCCGGCGGCGGCAAGAAGCTCAACGCGCAGGTGGTGATCATCGTCGCCGCGGTCGTGGCGATCGCCCTGATCATCGGCGGCGGCGTCTGGTACGCCTCGTCCGGCAAGGACGAGGGCAAGCAGAACGACACCGCCGGCGTGAGCGGTGGCACCGGCGGCACGGACGACGGCAACGGCGGCGCCACCTCCGGCAAGGAGAAGGCGCCGTCCGACCCCGGCGCCAAGGTCCTCTTCCAGGTCCCGGCGCCCGAGGTGAAGAACGACAGCACGGTCGTCGTCTCCGGCTCGTGGCTCACCGACAAGGCGTACGTCAAGAGCGGCATCGCCCAGATCGTCGGCTACGACCGCGACAAGGGCAGCCAGTTGTGGAAGCTCCCGCTGGCCGGTCCGGTCTGCCAGGCCAGCCGCCACGTCACCGACGACAACCTGACGGCGATCCTCTACCAGCCGGCGATGCCCACCAAGGCCGACCCCTCGCACGGGTGCAGCCAGGTCGCGCTCATCGACCTCGACGCCGGCAAGAGGCTGTGGACGAAGACCGTCAAGACCGGTGACCAGCTGATCAACTTCGACAACATCACGCTCAGCGGGAAGACCGTCGCCGTCGGCAGCACCAGCGGCGGCGCCGCCTTCGACGTCTCCGGCAAGCTCCTGTGGAGCCCGAAGCCGACCGACTCCTGCTACGACGCCGGGTACGGCGGCGGCGAGAAGCTGGTCGCGGTGCGCAAGTGCGGCTCGTACGACCAGCGGCAGCTGCACATCCAGACCATCGACCCGAAGTCCGGGAAGGTGATCTCGGAGTACAAGATGACCGAGGGCATCGAGTACGCGAGCATCGTGTCGACCAACCCGCTGGTCGTGGCCGCCGACGTCGGCGACTCCGCGGGCGACGGCAGCGGCATCTCCGACTTCTTCTCCATCGACGGCAAGACGGGCAAGCTGCGCACGCGCATCTCCGCGCCGGGCGAGCAGTTCGCGGCCCGCTGCGAGGGCATCACCCGCGTCGAGGCCTGCAACCTGCTGGCCGTCGGCAACGACCGGCTCTACCTGCCGACCGAGGAGCACGACGGCACGGGCAAGTACAGCCAGACCAACGAGATCGTCGCCTTCGACCTCGCCACCGGCAAGCAGACCGGGCAGCGGGCCGACGCGGGTGACGGCTACACGATCTCGCCGCTGCGCATGGACGGCGGCAACCTGATCGCGTACAAGCGTCCGCCCTACGACAAGGGCGGACAGATCGTGAGCATCGCCGGGGGCAGCTTCAAGCAGACGACGCTGCTGCGGAATCCGTCGACGGAGTCGGTCCGCGACGTGGAGACCAGCATGTCGCCGGAGTACTCGGAATTCCTGTACGCCGAGGGGCGCCTGTACATGTCGAAGGTGTACGCGAGCAAGCGGTCGACGGTGCGGGACAAGGAGTATCTGGCGGTCGGCTTCGGTACGGGCTGA